The sequence GCTCACCCACGACGCCAAATTCGACATCCCCCTGCTGCAGGAGGCCCTGCGGCTGCCGGTCGCCTTCGTCGGCGCGATGGGCTCACGCCGTACCCACGAGGACCGCAACCGCAGACTCCGCGAAGCCGGCGTCACCGGCCCCCAACTGGCCCGCCTCCGCTCCCCGATCGGCCTCGACCTCGGCGCCCGCACCCCCGAGGAGACCGCACTCTCCATCGCCGCCGAGATCGTCGCGGCACGCCATGGCGGCACGGGCGCCCCGCTGACCGGCTCCGGGACACCGATTCACCAGGAGGCGGGGCAGGGGGGAAGCGGCTTGACCGGAACGCGGGTGGTGGCGTGATTCCGGGGGAGCCGGCGGTGCCGGGTACCGGAGCGCCGCGGTTCTGAGCCGGCGGCGCCGCGTGCCGGTGCGCCGCGGTTCTGAGTTGGCGGTGCCGGGTGCCGGGTGCCGGGTGCCGGGTGCCGGGTGCCGGGTGCCGGGTGCCGGGTGCCGGGTGCCGGGCGCCGCGGTCTGTGATGACCGTCACCCCGGAACTTTGCGCTGCGTGTCGACCGGATGCCGTGCGCCAGGCGTATGCGAGGGGAGACCGAAAAGAACCGGGGAGTGGCCGTTGACCGTCGAGGAGTTCGAAGAGTTTTACGCGCAGACGGTCGCCCGGCTGACCGGGCAGCTGTACGTGATGCTCGGCGATCAGCACGAGGCGCAGGACGTGGTGCAGGAGGCGTTCGCCAGGGGGTGGAGCCGGCGGCGTCAGCTCGACCGGAACGGTCAGCCCGAGGCCTGGATCCGTACGGTCGCCTGGCGCCTGGCGGTGAGCCGGTGGCGCGTACGGCGCCGTGCCGCGGATGCCTGGCAGCGCAGCGGCGCCCCGCCGCATGTCGAGGGCCCCGGGCCCGAATCGGTGGCCTTGGTGGAGGCGCTGCGGCAGCTGCCCGCCAATCAGCGGCGGATCATGACGCTGCACTACGTGTGTGACCTGACGGTGGAGCAGATCGCCGTCGAGACCGGGCTGTCCGCCAGCACCGTCAAGACCCATCTGGTCAGGGGCCGGACCGCACTCTCCGTTCGTCTGCAGGACCCGCGTATTGAGGAGGCACCCGGTGCCTGAACCCCATGACCCGCTGCGGTCGTTGTTCCAGGAAGCGGCCTCCACCGG is a genomic window of Streptomyces sp. Edi2 containing:
- a CDS encoding SigE family RNA polymerase sigma factor, which gives rise to MTVEEFEEFYAQTVARLTGQLYVMLGDQHEAQDVVQEAFARGWSRRRQLDRNGQPEAWIRTVAWRLAVSRWRVRRRAADAWQRSGAPPHVEGPGPESVALVEALRQLPANQRRIMTLHYVCDLTVEQIAVETGLSASTVKTHLVRGRTALSVRLQDPRIEEAPGA